A single Crateriforma conspicua DNA region contains:
- a CDS encoding FecR domain-containing protein yields MNPDQLLHQYLLGNLDAAATAELDRLLANDADLQQRYRLAIQIDTELRNRSLQLPDSHTDDPDKAIASPATPRSPYLRTMFAMFATAVCLMIAVGLWQSSPDVVATLVSSENAAWESDLPTNPGSDLRPGTLNLKTGLATIRFGSGAELTVEAPTQVELISAMAAKLTTGAAMINVPESAIGFRLETPGGYAIDRGTKFAVRVDDNGQSTDFELIDGEIDVHHKSTGDSIRLRQAGTAASVSTDVMSLIPSAVESDSADTADNQSESDTPVPSGQRILRIGTQGRCGTAMPRSHKRHKFIDPAVLSVKRSGTGKWDFRSFFEFDVTHIDVADVVHARVRLNLIPSTRGVASRLPRINRFAIYGLTNSEKFGWDVEPTWEASPGPEDGVLLGKFEIQRSQNRGTFGIESDKLLRFLRSNADRPITLILVRETTQIEGIGVGMTHMFASDRHPESVGPTLELTVR; encoded by the coding sequence ATGAATCCCGACCAATTATTGCATCAGTATTTGCTGGGAAACCTGGACGCGGCCGCGACCGCAGAACTGGATCGACTGTTGGCCAACGACGCCGATCTGCAGCAACGCTATCGATTGGCCATTCAGATCGATACGGAACTTCGCAACCGATCGCTTCAGTTGCCGGATTCACACACCGATGATCCCGACAAAGCGATCGCTTCACCTGCCACGCCACGATCACCATATCTGCGAACCATGTTCGCGATGTTCGCGACGGCGGTGTGTCTGATGATCGCGGTCGGGCTATGGCAATCGTCGCCGGATGTCGTTGCGACGTTGGTGTCCAGTGAAAACGCGGCTTGGGAAAGCGATCTGCCCACCAATCCAGGATCCGATTTGCGCCCGGGAACGCTGAACCTAAAAACCGGCTTGGCGACGATTCGATTCGGCTCCGGTGCGGAATTGACCGTCGAAGCACCAACCCAGGTGGAGCTGATCAGTGCCATGGCCGCCAAGCTGACCACCGGGGCGGCGATGATCAACGTCCCCGAATCGGCAATCGGCTTTCGATTAGAGACCCCCGGTGGCTATGCGATCGATCGAGGAACCAAGTTTGCTGTTCGTGTGGATGACAACGGGCAAAGCACGGATTTTGAGTTGATCGATGGCGAAATCGATGTCCATCACAAGAGCACCGGCGACTCCATTCGTCTCCGCCAGGCTGGTACGGCGGCCTCGGTTTCAACCGATGTCATGTCGTTGATTCCATCTGCCGTGGAGTCCGATTCTGCGGACACCGCCGACAATCAAAGCGAATCCGACACACCCGTTCCATCCGGTCAACGCATTCTTCGAATCGGCACCCAAGGCCGCTGTGGTACGGCGATGCCACGGTCACACAAACGCCACAAGTTCATCGATCCGGCGGTGCTATCGGTCAAACGCAGCGGCACGGGGAAATGGGACTTTCGTTCCTTTTTCGAATTCGACGTGACCCACATCGATGTCGCTGACGTTGTCCATGCACGCGTGCGTTTGAACCTGATTCCCAGCACTCGCGGCGTCGCATCGCGTCTTCCCCGCATCAACCGGTTTGCGATCTATGGATTGACCAACTCGGAAAAATTCGGCTGGGACGTCGAACCGACCTGGGAAGCATCGCCGGGCCCCGAAGATGGTGTTCTGTTGGGAAAATTTGAGATCCAGCGCAGCCAGAATCGTGGTACGTTCGGCATTGAATCCGACAAACTTCTGCGGTTCCTGCGGTCCAATGCGGATCGACCGATCACGTTGATCTTGGTCCGCGAAACGACACAGATCGAAGGCATCGGCGTCGGCATGACGCACATGTTTGCCAGCGATCGTCATCCCGAATCCGTCGGACCGACCTTGGAATTAACGGTCCGCTGA